The following proteins are co-located in the Triticum aestivum cultivar Chinese Spring chromosome 1A, IWGSC CS RefSeq v2.1, whole genome shotgun sequence genome:
- the LOC123048374 gene encoding trihelix transcription factor GTL1 isoform X1 → MQQQQQQPQHQGGGPGQQFGLHPPEMPPFSPSRSTGQQRISMAEAPSPISSRPPAPGPPPPQQQLNNELAGAGAVGFDEEALAAGEEGLGGGAGGNRWPRQETLALLKIRSDMDAAFRDATLKGPLWEEVSRKLAEEGYRRNAKKCKEKFENVHKYYKRTKDSRAGRNDGKTYRFFRQLEAMQSTSGVTAAPMASAPPPATAVGVPGVVGPTALRPLAEPPPVGAAAAATAGLPTPVVVGNLSFSTSNTEEYSDEDDSDDEGTDDMGGGADERGKRKRTSEGGAAAGSGGEAGSGKMMRFFEGLMKQVMERQEAMQQRFLEAIEKREQDRMIREEAWRRQEMARLAREQEILGQERAMAATRDAAVLSFIQKITGQTIPMPSIAAQAITFMPPPPPSQPHATPIAYSAAPVHPRPPSSQPPATHSPPQPQPSPRQQKPPTMPPVTPQPHKSPAPATPQLQQQAPAVNSSCMDIVVAPSEAPHDSSGYDGSGGGSGPTSSRWPKAEVHALIQLRSNLDMRYQEAGPKGPLWEEISAGMRRMGYNRSSKRCKEKWENINKYFKKVKESNKKRPEDSKTCPYFHQLEALYRNKAALGSPSGAGGALALPPPAVHANAAPQERIEAFTVAAPISQTAPQQPPVAKNDASNAGNGNGNGGGASAGVSGGAQRLAASNGGSRFVFGEAGGDAAAKKPEGIMKETTMEQRQPQPQPQAAQQAAINSYNRTGGGGAESDNMDEDDEDEDDYEDEDEEDDLDGNKTQYKIQFQGQQQHQNQHQQHHHNVVRPNATSSGGGNPPGAAAPSAPAAATTTAGSFLGMVQ, encoded by the exons atgcagcagcagcagcagcagccgcagcatcAGGGTGGAGGCCCGGGCCAGCAGTTCGGCCTGCATCCCCCAGAGATGCCGCCATTCTCGCCGTCTAGGAGCACCGGCCAGCAGCGGATCTCGATGGCCGAGGCGCCCTCGCCCATCAGCAGCCGCCCGCCGGCgcctgggccgccgccgccgcagcagcagctCAACAACGAGCTAGCAGGTGCCGGCGCCGTGGGCTTCGACGAAGAGGCGCTCGCGGCCGGCGAGGAAGGCTtgggcggcggcgccggaggaaACCGGTGGCCGCGGCAGGAGACCCTGGCGCTGCTCAAGATCCGGTCGGACATGGACGCCGCCTTCCGGGACGCCACCCTCAAGGGCCCACTCTGGGAAGAGGTCTCCAG GAAGCTGGCCGAGGAGGGGTACAGGCGGAACGCCAAGAAGTGCAAGGAGAAGTTCGAGAACGTTCACAAGTACTACAAGCGCACCAAGGACAGCCGCGCCGGCCGCAACGACGGCAAGACGTACCGCTTCTTCCGGCAGCTCGAGGCGATGCAAAGCACGTCCGGTGTGACGGCGGCTCCGATGGCATCGGCCCCgccgccggcgacagccgttggGGTGCCTGGGGTGGTGGGACCCACGGCTCTACGGCCCCTCGCCGAGCCGCCGCCTGTTGGTGCCGCGGCCGCCGCCACGGCTGGCCTGCCGACGCCAGTGGTAGTGGGCAACTTGAGCTTCTCAACGTCCAACACGGAGGAGTACTCGGACGAGGACGACTCGGACGACGAGGGCACCGACGACATGGGCGGCGGCGCCGACGAGCGAGGGAAGAGGAAGCGGACGTCGGAGGGTGGCGCCGCGGCTGGTTCTGGCGGCGAGGCCGGGAGCGGCAAGATGATGAGGTTCTTCGAGGGGCTGATGAAGCAGGTGATGGAGCGTCAGGAGGCGATGCAGCAGCGGTTCCTGGAGGCCATCGAGAAGCGGGAGCAGGACCGCATGATCCGCGAGGAGGCGTGGCGGAGGCAGGAGATGGCGCGCCTGGCGCGCGAGCAGGAGATCCTCGGGCAGGAGCGCGCCATGGCTGCTACCCGCGACGCCGCTGTGCTCTCCTTCATACAGAAGATCACCGGGCAGACCATCCCCATGCCGTCCATCGCCGCGCAGGCCATTACATtcatgccaccgccgccgccttcgcaGCCTCACGCCACGCCCATAGCATACTCCGCCGCGCCAGTTCATCCACGACCGCCGTCTTCGCAGCCACCTGCCACGCACTCGCCGCCTCAACCTCAACCCTCGCCACGGCAGCAGAAGCCGCCAACAATGCCGCCCGTGACGCCGCAGCCGCACAAGTCGCCGGCTCCAGCGACGCCACAGCTACAGCAGCAAGCGCCGGCCGTAAATTCAAGCTGCATGGACATCGTCGTGGCGCCCTCGGAAGCGCCGCACGACTCGTCGGGCTACGACGGGTCCGGTGGCGGCAGCGGACCGACATCGTCGCGGTGGCCCAAGGCGGAGGTGCACGCGCTGATCCAACTGCGGAGCAACCTGGACATGAGGTACCAAGAGGCCGGGCCCAAGGGACCGCTCTGGGAAGAGATCTCCGCCGGCATGCGGCGGATGGGCTACAACCGGAGCTCCAAGCGGTGCAAGGAGAAGTGGGAGAACATCAACAAGTACTTCAAGAAGGTGAAGGAGAGCAACAAGAAGCGGCCCGAGGACTCCAAGACGTGCCCCTACTTCCACCAGCTCGAGGCGCTCTACCGCAACAAGGCGGCGCTCGGCTCCCCCTCCGGCGCCGGCGGCGCACTGGCTTTGCCGCCGCCCGCAGTGCACGCCAATGCAGCTCCCCAGGAGCGCATCGAGGCGTTCACCGTCGCGGCGCCGATCTCGCAGACGGCTCCACAGCAGCCACCTGTGGCCAAGAACGACGCCAGCAACGCCGGGAACGGCAACGGTAATGGCGGCGGCGCGTCGGCAGGAGTCTCCGGGGGAGCGCAAAGGCTGGCGGCGAGCAACGGCGGCAGCAGGTTCGTCTTCGGCGAAGCAGGCGGAGACGCGGCGGCGAAAAAG CCAGAAGGCATCATGAAGGAGACGACGATGGAGCAGAGGCAGCCACAGCCGCAGCCGCAGGCGGCGCAGCAGGCTGCGATCAACAGCTACAAccgtacgggcggcggcggcgccgagagCGACAACatggacgaggacgacgaggacgaggacgactacgaggacgaggacgaggaggacgacCTCGACGGCAACAAAACGCAGTACAAGATCCAGTTCCAGGGGCAGCAACAACATCAGAATCAGCATCAACAGCACCACCACAACGTTGTCAGGCCGAACGCCACCTCGTCCGGCGGCGGCAACCCGCCTGGCGCTGCCGCTCCCAGCGCGCCGGCGGCGGCAACGACGACAGCCGGATCTTTCCTGGGCATGGTCCAGTAG
- the LOC123048374 gene encoding trihelix transcription factor GTL1 isoform X2, translating to MQQQQQQPQHQGGGPGQQFGLHPPEMPPFSPSRSTGQQRISMAEAPSPISSRPPAPGPPPPQQQLNNELAGAGAVGFDEEALAAGEEGLGGGAGGNRWPRQETLALLKIRSDMDAAFRDATLKGPLWEEVSRKLAEEGYRRNAKKCKEKFENVHKYYKRTKDSRAGRNDGKTYRFFRQLEAMQSTSGVTAAPMASAPPPATAVGVPGVVGPTALRPLAEPPPVGAAAAATAGLPTPVVVGNLSFSTSNTEEYSDEDDSDDEGTDDMGGGADERGKRKRTSEGGAAAGSGGEAGSGKMMRFFEGLMKQVMERQEAMQQRFLEAIEKREQDRMIREEAWRRQEMARLAREQEILGQERAMAATRDAAVLSFIQKITGQTIPMPSIAAQAITFMPPPPPSQPHATPIAYSAAPVHPRPPSSQPPATHSPPQPQPSPRQQKPPTMPPVTPQPHKSPAPATPQLQQQAPAVNSSCMDIVVAPSEAPHDSSGYDGSGGGSGPTSSRWPKAEVHALIQLRSNLDMRYQEAGPKGPLWEEISAGMRRMGYNRSSKRCKEKWENINKYFKKVKESNKKRPEDSKTCPYFHQLEALYRNKAALGSPSGAGGALALPPPAVHANAAPQERIEAFTVAAPISQTAPQQPPVAKNDASNAGNGNGNGGGASAGVSGGAQRLAASNGGSRFVFGEAGGDAAAKKKAS from the exons atgcagcagcagcagcagcagccgcagcatcAGGGTGGAGGCCCGGGCCAGCAGTTCGGCCTGCATCCCCCAGAGATGCCGCCATTCTCGCCGTCTAGGAGCACCGGCCAGCAGCGGATCTCGATGGCCGAGGCGCCCTCGCCCATCAGCAGCCGCCCGCCGGCgcctgggccgccgccgccgcagcagcagctCAACAACGAGCTAGCAGGTGCCGGCGCCGTGGGCTTCGACGAAGAGGCGCTCGCGGCCGGCGAGGAAGGCTtgggcggcggcgccggaggaaACCGGTGGCCGCGGCAGGAGACCCTGGCGCTGCTCAAGATCCGGTCGGACATGGACGCCGCCTTCCGGGACGCCACCCTCAAGGGCCCACTCTGGGAAGAGGTCTCCAG GAAGCTGGCCGAGGAGGGGTACAGGCGGAACGCCAAGAAGTGCAAGGAGAAGTTCGAGAACGTTCACAAGTACTACAAGCGCACCAAGGACAGCCGCGCCGGCCGCAACGACGGCAAGACGTACCGCTTCTTCCGGCAGCTCGAGGCGATGCAAAGCACGTCCGGTGTGACGGCGGCTCCGATGGCATCGGCCCCgccgccggcgacagccgttggGGTGCCTGGGGTGGTGGGACCCACGGCTCTACGGCCCCTCGCCGAGCCGCCGCCTGTTGGTGCCGCGGCCGCCGCCACGGCTGGCCTGCCGACGCCAGTGGTAGTGGGCAACTTGAGCTTCTCAACGTCCAACACGGAGGAGTACTCGGACGAGGACGACTCGGACGACGAGGGCACCGACGACATGGGCGGCGGCGCCGACGAGCGAGGGAAGAGGAAGCGGACGTCGGAGGGTGGCGCCGCGGCTGGTTCTGGCGGCGAGGCCGGGAGCGGCAAGATGATGAGGTTCTTCGAGGGGCTGATGAAGCAGGTGATGGAGCGTCAGGAGGCGATGCAGCAGCGGTTCCTGGAGGCCATCGAGAAGCGGGAGCAGGACCGCATGATCCGCGAGGAGGCGTGGCGGAGGCAGGAGATGGCGCGCCTGGCGCGCGAGCAGGAGATCCTCGGGCAGGAGCGCGCCATGGCTGCTACCCGCGACGCCGCTGTGCTCTCCTTCATACAGAAGATCACCGGGCAGACCATCCCCATGCCGTCCATCGCCGCGCAGGCCATTACATtcatgccaccgccgccgccttcgcaGCCTCACGCCACGCCCATAGCATACTCCGCCGCGCCAGTTCATCCACGACCGCCGTCTTCGCAGCCACCTGCCACGCACTCGCCGCCTCAACCTCAACCCTCGCCACGGCAGCAGAAGCCGCCAACAATGCCGCCCGTGACGCCGCAGCCGCACAAGTCGCCGGCTCCAGCGACGCCACAGCTACAGCAGCAAGCGCCGGCCGTAAATTCAAGCTGCATGGACATCGTCGTGGCGCCCTCGGAAGCGCCGCACGACTCGTCGGGCTACGACGGGTCCGGTGGCGGCAGCGGACCGACATCGTCGCGGTGGCCCAAGGCGGAGGTGCACGCGCTGATCCAACTGCGGAGCAACCTGGACATGAGGTACCAAGAGGCCGGGCCCAAGGGACCGCTCTGGGAAGAGATCTCCGCCGGCATGCGGCGGATGGGCTACAACCGGAGCTCCAAGCGGTGCAAGGAGAAGTGGGAGAACATCAACAAGTACTTCAAGAAGGTGAAGGAGAGCAACAAGAAGCGGCCCGAGGACTCCAAGACGTGCCCCTACTTCCACCAGCTCGAGGCGCTCTACCGCAACAAGGCGGCGCTCGGCTCCCCCTCCGGCGCCGGCGGCGCACTGGCTTTGCCGCCGCCCGCAGTGCACGCCAATGCAGCTCCCCAGGAGCGCATCGAGGCGTTCACCGTCGCGGCGCCGATCTCGCAGACGGCTCCACAGCAGCCACCTGTGGCCAAGAACGACGCCAGCAACGCCGGGAACGGCAACGGTAATGGCGGCGGCGCGTCGGCAGGAGTCTCCGGGGGAGCGCAAAGGCTGGCGGCGAGCAACGGCGGCAGCAGGTTCGTCTTCGGCGAAGCAGGCGGAGACGCGGCGGCGAAAAAG AAGGCATCATGA